In one Aythya fuligula isolate bAytFul2 chromosome 12, bAytFul2.pri, whole genome shotgun sequence genomic region, the following are encoded:
- the CAPNS2 gene encoding calpain small subunit 2: MFLAKALLSGGSSSGRGGSLARGLGGLLTGGGHGGNLGGLVGGLVNLISEAAAQYNPEPPPPPYNHFTNVEAHESEEIRRFRRLFVQLAGDDMEVSATELRDILNKVLSRHQDLKTDGFSLDTCRSMVAVMDNDTNGKLGFEEFKYLWNNIKKWQCVYKQYDTNQSGTVGRAQLPEALRAAGFHLNEELCQVIVRRYASEDGSMDFNNFISCLVRLDSMFRTFKSLDQNGSGQIKVTIDDWLQLTMYS, from the coding sequence ATGTTCCTGGCTAAAGCTTTGCTGAGTGGAGGAAGCAGTAGTGGCCGTGGAGGAAGCCTCGCACGTGGCCTTGGAGGTCTCCTCACAGGAGGCGGACATGGAGGGAATCTTGGAGGACTTGTTGGAGGTCTTGTCAATCTCATAagtgaagcagcagctcagtaTAATCCAGAGCCACCTCCACCTCCTTACAACCATTTTACAAATGTTGAAGCTCATGAGAGCGAGGAGATTAGACGGTTCCGTCGCCTTTTTGTCCAGCTGGCTGGAGATGATATGGAAGTATCTGCTACCGAGCTAAGGGACATCCTGAACAAAGTGCTTTCCAGACATCAAGACCTGAAGACAGATGGCTTCAGCTTAGACACATGCCGTAGCATGGTAGCAGTCATGGACAACGATACAAATGGCAAACTGGGCTTTGAAGAGTTCAAATATCTGTGGAACAACATCAAGAAATGGCAGTGCGTATACAAGCAGTATGATACCAACCAGTCAGGCACTGTTGGGAGAGCTCAGCTGCCGGAGGCCTTGCGGGCTGCTGGGTTCCACCTGAACGAAGAGCTCTGCCAGGTAATCGTGCGCAGATATGCCAGCGAGGACGGTAGCATGGATTTTAACAACTTCATTAGCTGCTTGGTGCGCCTGGACAGCATGTTCCGGACCTTCAAGTCCCTGGACCAAAATGGAAGTGGGCAGATCAAAGTAACCATTGACGACTGGCTGCAGCTGACCATGTATTCGTGA